The DNA region GGGCCACCACCAGCCCGATCACGGTTCTGCGCATGGCCGCATCTTACCCTCGGGCACGGCCACTCCGGCGGCGAGCGGCCGTTCGGTCGCGCCCGGCCCTGACGTTACCCTTGTCGAACTCATGCCCGGACGCAGCCCCCTCTTCAATCGCCTGGCGCGCGTCATGCGCGCCGCCGCCCCCACCACGCCACAGGCTCCCGCGGTCACCCCGCCGTCACCGTCGCGCCGTGCCTTCCTCGCGCATACGGCGGCCCTGGCGGCTGTTGCCGCCGGCGGTCGGGTGAGCGCGGCCGGGGCGCCACGCGTCGCCATCGTCGGCGCCGGATTGGCGGGCCTGCTCTGCGCCGATCGCCTGCAGTCGGGCGGCATCGTGCCGGTGGTGTACGAGGGACAGGCTCGCGTCGGCGGTCGATGTCGATCCCTCCGGGGCTTCTTCCCCGGCCAGGTCGCCGAGCTCGGCGGCGAGTTGATCGACACGCAGCACAAGACCATGCTCGGCCTGGCCAACCGGTTCGGCCTGGCGCTGGAGGACATGGGCAAGCAACCCGGCGAGGAGACCTTCTTCTTCGGCGGCACGCACTACACCGAGGACGAGGTCATCGCCGAGTACCGTGTGCTCGCGCCGCGGATGCGCGAGGACATGAAGACGTCGTCGGGAGCGCCGACCGCCTTCAGCTCGACGCCGGGTGACGTCGCGCTCGACAACACCGACCTGGCCACCTACCTGGCGACGCGGGCGGCGGACCTGCCGCTGATCCGCGCGCTGATCACCATCGCGTACGAGGGCGAGTACGGGCTGCCGGCGAGCCAGCAGTCGTGCCTGAACCTGCTGCTGTTCATCCACGCCGACCGCCGCTCCTATTGGCAACCCTGGGGCGTGTTCAGCGACGAGCGCTATCACGTGGTCGACGGCAACGACCGGATCGCCCAGGGACTGCTGGCCGATTTCAGCGGCGTCGTCGAGTACGGGCGCGCCCTGCGAGGACTGCGCCGCACGGCCTTCGGCGACTACGAGCTCCGGTTCGCGAGCGGCGCCCCGGTCACGGCCGACGTCGTGGTGGTGACGCTGCCCTTCTCCGTCCTGCGCACGCTCGACCTCGATCCGTCGCTGGGCCTGTCGAACGGGAAGCGGCACGCCATCGACACCCTCGGCTACGGCACCAACGCCAAGACGATGGTCGGCTTCGGTTCCGCGCCCTGGTCAACGCAGTACGGTGGCAACGGCTCGGCCTACACCGACCTGGCCAACGTGCAGCAGGTGTGGGAAACCAACCCGACGCGTCACGGCGCCGGCGCGATCCTCACCGACTTCGCCTCCGGCCCTCGTGGCGCGCAACTGCGCGTGGACCGGCTCCAGTCGCAGGTCAGCGCATGGCTGGGCGACCTCGACACCGTGTGGCCCGGGGTGGCGGCAGCGGCCTCGCGCGACGGTCGTGCGTACCGCGCGGCACTCGCGCCGTGGCCGACCTCGCCGTGGGCCCTGGGCTCCTACACCTGCTACAGGCCCGGGCAGTTCACGACCGTCGCCGGCTACGAGGGCCAGCGCGCGGGACACCTGCACTTCGCAGGCGAGCACACCGACTCGTTCTACTCCTGGCAGGGCTTCATGGAAGGCGCCTGCCTCTCGGGCCTCGCCGCCGCAAATGCCATCCTGGCCGACGTGAAGAAGGGCCTGGTGTGACGCGGACCGGCCCACGGGCCGGTTCGTCCCACCCGGGTATCATCGAACGATGGTCCGCGCCGAGGACATCCACGCGGCCGTCACGGCCCTTCGTGCCGGCCACGTCGTCGGGCTGCCGACCGAAACGGTCTACGGGCTCGCCGGCGACGCCTCCAATCCTGCAGCCGTCGCCCGCATCTTCGCCATCAAGGGACGACCGGCCACGCACCCGGTGATCGTCCATGTGCGCGACGCCGACGCGGCGCGCACGTGGACCCGCACCTGGACAGCGGCGGCTGCCGCACTGGCGCACCGCTTCTGGCCCGGCCCCCTCACCCTGGTGCTTCCCAAGGCCGATCACGTGCTGCCCCAGGTGACCGGCGGGCAGGACACGGTGGCGCTGCGTGTCCCCGCGCACCCGGTCGCGCAGGCCGTGCTGCAGGCCTTCGACGGCGGACTCGCCGCGCCGTCGGCCAATCGTTACGGCCGCGTCAGCCCGACCACCGCCGCGCACGTGCGCGCCGATCTCGGCGAGGAAGTCGCCCTCGTGCTCGATGGCGGCCCCTGCGACGTCGGCCTGGAGTCGACCATCGTCGACTGCACCACCGACCTGCCGCGGGTACTGAGGCCAGGGCGCATCACGGCCGAGGAGATTGCGTCCGCAGCGGGTGGACTCGGCGAGGTCTCCGGCGAGGTGCCGCGCGTGCCTGGCAGCGTCGTCTCCCACTACGCACCGCGGACGCCCGTCGAGATCGTCGAGCCCGGATCGCTGGCCGGCGCCATCGACGCGCACAGGACGCGCGGCGAGCAGGTGGCCGTCCTCGCTCCCGGTGCGGGCGCTCTCTCGGGCGTCAGCGCCGGAATCGACGCCGATGCCGATGCGCACGCGTTCGGTCGACGACTGTACGCGCATCTGCGTGCACTCGATGCCACCGGAGCCGACGTCATCCTCGTCGCGCAGCCGCCTGCCGGTGCGGCCTGGCAGGCCGTGCACGACCGCCTGCGGCGAGCGGCCGCCCGTTAGCCCGGTGGACGATCGCCCCCCGCGCCCGTCAGCAGTGCCGCGTCCTCGACGAGGTGATCCAGCTCCGCGGGCTGCAGTCCGTTGTAGATCCCGCGGATGCGCCCGCCGCCGTCGACCAGGAGCAGCTTCTCCGAGTGCACCAGTGGCGCGCCGTCCTCTCCTGACGGCGAACGCGCGTCCATCGCGAAGTAGCGGTCGCGCGCGAGTCGCGAGATCTCGGTGCGCGCGCCAGTCACGAACGTCCACGTGTCGGCATCAGCGCGGTTGCGGGACGCGAACGCGGCAAGGATCGCCGGCGTGTCCGTTTCTGGCGTCACCGAGTACGCGACGACGCGCAGGCCCGTGCCACGCGTGCGGTCCGCGACGGTGCGCAGGCTGCCCATCAGTCGCGGGCAGATGTTGGGACACTGCGTATACAGGAAGCTCACGACGTGCACCTGCCCCCGCACGTCATCGTCGGTGAACGGCGCGCCGGTGTGTGCCTGCAGGCGGAAGGGCCCGACCCGGTGCGCCACCGGCGACCAGTGCGGGGTGAAGGTCGCCTCGTCGTAGTACGG from Luteitalea sp. TBR-22 includes:
- a CDS encoding SCO family protein, with translation MTTRGFAALAIGTAVIAALVLPVHGGPPPAVDAPLPYYDEATFTPHWSPVAHRVGPFRLQAHTGAPFTDDDVRGQVHVVSFLYTQCPNICPRLMGSLRTVADRTRGTGLRVVAYSVTPETDTPAILAAFASRNRADADTWTFVTGARTEISRLARDRYFAMDARSPSGEDGAPLVHSEKLLLVDGGGRIRGIYNGLQPAELDHLVEDAALLTGAGGDRPPG
- a CDS encoding FAD-dependent oxidoreductase: MPGRSPLFNRLARVMRAAAPTTPQAPAVTPPSPSRRAFLAHTAALAAVAAGGRVSAAGAPRVAIVGAGLAGLLCADRLQSGGIVPVVYEGQARVGGRCRSLRGFFPGQVAELGGELIDTQHKTMLGLANRFGLALEDMGKQPGEETFFFGGTHYTEDEVIAEYRVLAPRMREDMKTSSGAPTAFSSTPGDVALDNTDLATYLATRAADLPLIRALITIAYEGEYGLPASQQSCLNLLLFIHADRRSYWQPWGVFSDERYHVVDGNDRIAQGLLADFSGVVEYGRALRGLRRTAFGDYELRFASGAPVTADVVVVTLPFSVLRTLDLDPSLGLSNGKRHAIDTLGYGTNAKTMVGFGSAPWSTQYGGNGSAYTDLANVQQVWETNPTRHGAGAILTDFASGPRGAQLRVDRLQSQVSAWLGDLDTVWPGVAAAASRDGRAYRAALAPWPTSPWALGSYTCYRPGQFTTVAGYEGQRAGHLHFAGEHTDSFYSWQGFMEGACLSGLAAANAILADVKKGLV
- a CDS encoding L-threonylcarbamoyladenylate synthase; this encodes MVRAEDIHAAVTALRAGHVVGLPTETVYGLAGDASNPAAVARIFAIKGRPATHPVIVHVRDADAARTWTRTWTAAAAALAHRFWPGPLTLVLPKADHVLPQVTGGQDTVALRVPAHPVAQAVLQAFDGGLAAPSANRYGRVSPTTAAHVRADLGEEVALVLDGGPCDVGLESTIVDCTTDLPRVLRPGRITAEEIASAAGGLGEVSGEVPRVPGSVVSHYAPRTPVEIVEPGSLAGAIDAHRTRGEQVAVLAPGAGALSGVSAGIDADADAHAFGRRLYAHLRALDATGADVILVAQPPAGAAWQAVHDRLRRAAAR